Proteins encoded by one window of Bacillus sp. DTU_2020_1000418_1_SI_GHA_SEK_038:
- a CDS encoding DUF309 domain-containing protein, with translation MYPNEYIDYLIHFHGDRDYFECHEILEEYWKKVDPKNKHSIWVGLILLAVSNYHHRRGNIGGAKRTLEKSIQILQKNRGQIEHLGLNKEKFLLELEKRQASLLEGSQYTSYNFPIMDTSLLTSCKDKCIQAGLNWCEDSDLNNEDIIHRHSLRDRRQVIQERLMALNTKAQELDAKK, from the coding sequence GTGTATCCAAATGAATATATTGATTATTTAATTCATTTCCATGGAGATCGGGATTATTTTGAGTGTCATGAAATCCTTGAGGAATATTGGAAAAAGGTTGATCCAAAGAATAAGCATTCCATTTGGGTTGGTCTTATATTATTGGCTGTTTCTAATTATCATCATCGGCGCGGGAACATTGGCGGTGCTAAAAGAACACTAGAAAAATCCATCCAAATTCTCCAAAAGAACCGGGGGCAAATAGAACATTTGGGCCTTAACAAAGAAAAGTTTCTGCTAGAATTAGAAAAAAGGCAAGCTAGCCTCTTAGAAGGCAGCCAATACACTAGCTATAATTTTCCGATAATGGATACCTCTTTACTTACCAGCTGCAAGGATAAATGTATACAAGCAGGGCTAAACTGGTGTGAAGATAGCGATTTAAATAATGAAGACATAATTCACCGGCATTCACTGAGAGATCGACGCCAAGTCATCCAAGAACGATTAATGGCTTTAAATACAAAAGCGCAGGAGCTGGATGCAAAAAAATAG
- a CDS encoding YjcZ family sporulation protein, which translates to MSNVGFGHTGFALIVVLFILLIIVGASWCF; encoded by the coding sequence ATGTCAAATGTAGGCTTTGGGCACACAGGATTTGCTCTGATTGTCGTGTTGTTTATCCTATTAATTATTGTGGGTGCTTCTTGGTGCTTCTAA
- a CDS encoding GNAT family N-acetyltransferase — protein MLIRYKKAFEKIAMGLLSFMPNEKDLKVLQQTMKQYETAENKQLFLWKDGDDIIGLIGVSFLDDSAMIEHISVNPSHRHQGIGKAMVKALKEMFAEKELRSNEMTDSFLNKCDLNTDV, from the coding sequence ATGTTAATTCGATATAAAAAGGCTTTTGAAAAGATTGCTATGGGACTTTTATCATTTATGCCAAATGAAAAGGATCTGAAGGTTTTACAGCAGACAATGAAGCAATATGAAACGGCTGAAAACAAGCAATTATTTCTCTGGAAGGACGGGGACGATATTATTGGCTTAATCGGTGTTTCATTTCTGGATGATTCTGCTATGATTGAGCATATTTCAGTCAATCCTTCACATAGGCATCAAGGCATTGGAAAGGCAATGGTTAAAGCATTGAAAGAAATGTTTGCCGAAAAAGAGTTAAGATCCAATGAGATGACTGATTCTTTTTTGAATAAATGTGATTTAAATACTGATGTATAA